The Montipora capricornis isolate CH-2021 chromosome 6, ASM3666992v2, whole genome shotgun sequence genome has a window encoding:
- the LOC138051729 gene encoding riboflavin-binding protein-like — MMMVVSTLVVLVSILVTGAVSLEPRNKSCTPGNNHKLYPSPEDSLKACNVYKENSCCTSEFTEDLATSPIHKIGNFSWTQCNNTLSPRCEAFMVHIECFYRCSHNTVFWSNPHYPAAIFHAPVCASFCDDWFDACKNDLTCARNWLTGFNMSEYGENTCKTPCRNFSDYFANGTSLCEDMWGSSFLYRETDCLHLNFTLPNPNDDLVARLFEESPSPTAFASTVTFEESPSPTAFASTTAFASTVTFEERPNPTAFACTVTFKLSVLAFNLFSLLLLQN, encoded by the coding sequence ATGATGATGGTGGTTTCCACATTAGTTGTTCTTGTCTCCATCCTGGTCACAGGCGCAGTCAGCTTAGAGCCGAGAAACAAATCATGTACTCCAGGGAACAATCACAAGTTGTATCCTTCACCTGAGGATTCACTGAAGGCCTGCAATGTTTACAAGGAGAACTCGTGCTGCACCAGCGAGTTCACCGAGGACCTGGCAACCTCACCCATACATAAAATTGGCAATTTCTCGTGGACTCAGTGCAACAACACGCTGAGTCCCAGATGCGAGGCATTTATGGTCCACATTGAGTGCTTTTATCGTTGTTCACATAACACCGTCTTTTGGAGTAACCCGCATTATCCTGCTGCGATTTTTCATGCGCCAGTTTGTGCCAGTTTCTGTGATGACTGGTTTGATGCTTGCAAGAATGACCTAACGTGCGCTAGAAACTGGCTAACTGGCTTTAACATGTCAGAATATGGAGAAAACACTTGTAAAACGCCCTGTAGAAACTTCAGCGATTACTTTGCTAACGGAACCAGCCTTTGCGAAGACATGTGGGGTTCGAGTTTCCTTTACAGGGAGACCGACTGCCTGCATCTGAATTTTACACTCCCCAACCCAAACGATGATTTGGTAGCGAGGTTGTTTGAAGAAAGCCCCAGCCCCACAGCCTTTGCATCTACTGTCACGTTTGAAGAAAGCCCCAGCCCCACAGCCTTTGCATCTACTACTGCCTTTGCATCTACTGTCACGTTTGAAGAAAGGCCCAACCCTACAGCCTTTGCATGTACTGTCACATTTAAATTGAGTGTATTGGCCTTTAATTTGTTCTCTTTGTTGCTTCTACAGAATTGA
- the LOC138051730 gene encoding riboflavin-binding protein-like — MTSTFIILVSFLITGTVSLEKKNKCTPGNNHKLYPSPEDSLKGCNVYKENSCCTSEFTEDLATSPIHKIGNFSWTQCNNTLSPRCEAFMVHIECFYRCSHNTIYWSNPNYPAAILKAPVCASFCDDWFDACKNDLTCARNWLTDFHKSNYGENTCKMPCRNFSYYFADGKGLCERMWGSSFVYKKTDCLQLNFTLPNPNDDLVAKLFGDDGSSPKPTAFARTVTLKLSILAFNLFATLLLLQN; from the coding sequence ATGACTTCGACATTCATTATCCTGGTCTCCTTCCTAATAACAGGCACAGTCAGcttagagaagaaaaacaaatgtaCTCCAGGGAATAATCACAAGTTGTATCCTTCACCTGAAGATTCATTGAAGGGCTGCAATGTTTACAAGGAGAACTCGTGCTGCACCAGCGAGTTCACCGAGGACCTGGCAACCTCACCCATACATAAAATCGGCAATTTCTCGTGGACTCAGTGCAACAACACGTTGAGTCCCAGATGCGAGGCATTTATGGTCCACATTGAATGCTTTTATCGTTGCTCGCATAACACCATCTATTGGAGTAACCCAAATTATCCTgctgccatcttgaaagcgCCAGTTTGTGCCAGTTTCTGTGATGACTGGTTTGATGCTTGCAAGAATGACCTAACGTGCGCTAGAAACTGGCTAACTGACTTTCACAAGTCCAACTATGGAGAAAACACTTGTAAAATGCCATGTCGAAATTTCAGCTATTACTTTGCTGACGGAAAGGGCCTTTGCGAACGAATGTGGGGTTCGAGTTTCGTTTACAAGAAGACCGACTGCCTGCAGTTAAATTTTACGCTTCCCAACCCAAACGACGATTTGGTAGCGAAGTTGTTTGGAGACGATGGAAGCAGCCCCAAGCCCACAGCCTTTGCACGTACTGTCACCTTAAAATTAAGTATATtagcttttaatttgtttgccACTTTATTGCTTCTCCAGAATTAA
- the LOC138051731 gene encoding steroid 17-alpha-hydroxylase/17,20 lyase-like — MATSLYVAICDSFSLGTVFVLLLLLFFLHYLMVKYEFRGMPPGPRLTCLPVLGNVFSLDFKAEKLTGAFESLRTTYGGVFSLKIGSYKFVMASTPDAVKELLVTKSVDFAGRPQTFSTIRRTLGGKDLAFANYGPAWKFHRKLFTTALRNYITDIPMIDKRVSAQAVKLVRFMEEQEGKPFDPADCLMRAVADVICGITFGEGLDTTHPDLKKLLELCAHVVDNEETAQLVTMLDFFPWAKYLPINAYDDFIQPFFEMHKIIRRFLKEREDSLNPRQPAKDFVSGLLSAREEAKIEDDKGRSSFLCDDYLVNSIQNMFGAGYETTSTTLKWAIAFLVNYPKYQEDIHRQLDEAVGGRSLSLNDRPSLPLIQATIIETLRVGNVGPLLLPHVTNVDTTLRGYRVPKGTFVFANTETVHLDPKCWEDPLVFNPYRHIDKDGKFITSQSNFYPFGAGRRVCAGEVLAKVELFLFISWLLQHFTFVAEKDGHPPSLKGIFSITQFPVPYKIRAIIRKPRNGFITQQNPNPNVWLPDAVLHCSQSSFNFILL, encoded by the exons ATGGCGACATCATTGTATGTTGCCATATGCGATTCTTTTAGCCTTGGAACCGTTTTTGTGTTACTACTTCtacttttctttttgcattatCTAATGGTGAAGTACGAGTTCAGAGGCATGCCTCCAGGACCACGTTTGACATGTCTCCCTGTGCTCGGTAACGTCTTTTCACTGGATTTTAAGGCGGAGAAACTTACCGGCGCCTTTGAAAG TCTCAGAACGACCTATGGGGGCGTTTTCTCGCTGAAGATTGGAAGCTATAAATTCGTCATGGCGTCAACTCCCGATGCAGTGAAAGAATTGCTTGTCACGAAATCTGTTGATTTTGCTGGGAGACCACAAACATTTTCCACGATTAGAAGAACTCTAG GAGGTAAAGATCTCGCATTTGCAAACTACGGACCAGCCTGGAAGTTTCATCGCAAGCTTTTTACCACAGCCCTTCGAAATTACATAACAGATATTCCTATGATAGATAAGCGCGTTTCAGCACAAGCGGTAAAACTGGTGCGGTTCATGGAGGAACAAGAGGGAAAGCCTTTTGATCCAGCAGATTGCTTAATGCGAGCTGTTGCAGATGTGATCTGTGGAATCACTTTTGGAGAAGGCCTCGACACAACTCATCCAGACTTGAAGAAACTTTTAGAACTTTGCGCACACGTTGTGGACAACGAGGAAACTGCTCAATTGGTCACGATGCTGGATTTCTTTCCATGGGCAAAGTACCTACCCATTAATGCGTACGATGACTTTATCCAGCCCTTTTTTGAGATGCACAAGATCATTCGTAGGTTTTTAAAAGAGCGGGAGGACAGTTTGAATCCGAGGCAGCCTGCAAAGGATTTCGTTTCAGGTCTTCTTAGCGCGAGAGAAGAAGCTAAAATCGAAGATGACAAAGGGAGGTCATCTTTTCTCTGTGATGACTATCTGGTAAACTCTATTCAAAATATGTTTGGAGCCGGGTATGAGACCACAAGCACTACGTTAAAATGGGCTATCGCTTTTCTAGTCAATTATCCAAAGTACCAAGAGGACATTCATCGCCAGTTAGATGAAGCGGTTGGTGGACGAAGCCTTTCTTTGAACGACCGTCCCAGTCTTCCCCTTATTCAAGCCACCATTATTGAAACGCTCCGGGTTGGAAACGTGGGACCATTATTGCTACCTCATGTTACCAATGTGGACACAACGCTACGCGGGTATCGGGTGCCTAAGGGTACTTTTGTGTTTGCCAACACGGAGACAGTTCATCTGGATCCCAAATGCTGGGAAGATCCTCTAGTGTTTAATCCGTACCGCCACATAGACAAAGACGGCAAATTTATCACCTCCCAAAGCAACTTCTACCCCTTTGGAGCCGGAAGACGTGTTTGCGCTGGAGAAGTTTTGGCTAAAGTTGAACTGTTCTTGTTTATTTCCTGGTTGCTTCAACACTTCACCTTTGTGGCTGAAAAGGACGGACATCCACCGAGCTTAAAGGGAATTTTTAGCATAACACAGTTCCCAGTTCCTTACAAAATACGTGCGATCATACGGAAGCCTCGAAATGGATTCATCACACAGCAAAATCCTAATCCTAATGTCTGGCTTCCTGATGCAGTACTACACTGTTCGCAGTCATCATTTAACTTTATCCTCTTATAA